A portion of the Carassius carassius chromosome 42, fCarCar2.1, whole genome shotgun sequence genome contains these proteins:
- the LOC132124179 gene encoding acetylcholine receptor subunit delta-like: protein MMKSFLHLLTVSLFFFFLQGCWGRNEEERLINYLFKERGYNKELRPVQNIDDTVDIYLALTLSNLISLKEVDETLLTNVWMEHGWTDYRLEWNETEFDNIPVLRLPPSMVWLPEIVLENNNDAQFQVAYYCNVLIYPSGYVYWLPPAIFRSSCSINVNYFPFDWQNCSLKFSSLTYNAKEISLHLKEEQNEDGKSYKVEWIVIDPEGFTENGEWEIVHKPARNNIYKNIPVESNKHQDITFYLIIRRKPLFYVVNIIIPCMLISFLASLVYYLPADSGEKMTLSISVLLAQSVFLLLISQRLPETSMAVPLIVKYLMFIMVLVTVVVLNCVIVLNLHFRTPSTHVMTEWTREFFLERLPRLLHMSRPADDKPSLEGALPRRSSSLGYIAQAEEYYSVKSRSELMFEKQSERHGMAARPTPKATYTSSNDSEVSDQLYNEMKPAVEGANYIVKHMHEKNDYNEEKDNWSGIARTVDRLCFYVVTPVMTLGTICIFLMGIYNQPPALPFQGDTFTYTEENKRFS from the exons ATGATGAAAAGCTTTCTACatctgttgacggtgtccttgtttttcttctttctccaaG GATGTTGGGGCCGGAATGAAGAGGAACGCCTCATCAACTACCTTTTTAAGGAGCGTGGCTACAACAAAGAGCTTCGTCCGGTCCAAAATATAGATGATACTGTAGACATTTATCTTGCACTGACACTTTCTAATCTTATTTCCTTG AAAGAAGTTGATGAAACATTACTAACAAATGTGTGGATGGAGCAT GGCTGGACTGATTATAGACTTGAGTGGAATGAAACAGAGTTTGATAACATTCCAGTCCTGCGCCTGCCGCCAAGTATGGTCTGGTTACCAGAGATTGTTCTTGAAAACAA caATGATGCCCAGTTCCAGGTGGCCTATTACTGCAATGTGTTGATCTATCCCAGTGGATATGTGTACTGGTTGCCTCCAGCTATATTTCGAAGCTCCTGCTCGATAAACGTCAACTACTTCCCTTTTGATTGGCAGAACTGCTCCCTAAAGTTTAG CTCATTAACTTACAATGCCAAAGAGATTAGCTTACATCTGAAAGAGGAGCAGAACGAAGATGGAAAGTCCTACAAAGTGGAATGGATCGTTATTGATCCGGAGGGATTCACAG AAAATGGCGAGTGGGAAATAGTTCACAAGCCTGCCAGgaacaacatttataaaaacatcCCAGTGGAAAGCAACAAGCACCAGGATATTACCTTTTATCTCATCATTAGACGTAAACCCCTGTTCTATGTTGTCAACATAATCATTCCCTGCATGCTCATCTCTTTTCTGGCTTCACTCGTCTACTACCTGCCTGCGGACA GTGGTGAGAAGATGACATTGTCCATCTCTGTGCTGCTGGCTCAGTCTGTGTTTCTGCTGCTAATTTCACAGCGTCTGCCTGAGACGTCTATGGCAGTTCCCTTAATTGTGAA GTATCTGATGTTTATCATGGTATTGGTCACTGTGGTTGTGCTGAATTGCGTAATTGTGCTCAACTTGCATTTTCGGACCCCCAGCACCCATGTCATGACCGAATGGACCAGAGAG TTCTTTTTGGAGCGACTGCCTCGTCTTCTCCACATGTCCCGTCCAGCCGATGACAAACCCAGCCTGGAGGGGGCGCTGCCACGGCGTTCCAGCTCACTGGGGTACATCGCCCAGGCCGAGGAGTACTACAGTGTTAAATCACGCAGCGAACTGATGTTTGAGAAGCAGTCTGAGAGGCATGGCATGGCTGCTCGCCCCACTCCCAAAGCTA CGTACACATCCAGTAATGACTCAGAGGTGTCGGATCAGCTGTACAACGAGATGAAGCCAGCTGTTGAAGGAGCCAATTACATCGTTAAGCACATGCACGAAAAAAATGACTATAATGAG GAAAAGGACAACTGGAGTGGGATTGCCAGGACAGTGGACCGACTCTGCTTCTATGTGGTCACTCCAGTTATGACATTAGGAACCATCTGCATCTTCCTGATGGGCATCTACAACCAGCCTCCAGCGCTGCCCTTCCAGGGAGACACTTTCACCTATACAGAAGAAAACAAGCGCTTCTCATGA
- the LOC132124255 gene encoding calcium/calmodulin-dependent protein kinase II inhibitor 2-like, whose protein sequence is MSEVLPYNEGKMNGYGADSDVSQLSFSCRLQDTNSFFGTSQSKRPPKLGQIGRAKHVVIEDDRIDEVLKGMTDKSTPGV, encoded by the exons ATGTCCGAAGTGCTGCCATACAACGAGGGGAAGATGAACGGCTACGGGGCGGACAGTGATGTCAGTCAGCTCTCCTTCAGCTGTCGACTGCAAGACACGAACTCGTTCTTCGGAACGTCACAGTCCAAAAGGCCACCGAAACTCGGGCAGATTGGCAGGGCAAAACACG TGGTCATCGAAGATGACCGAATAGACGAAGTTCTCAAAGGGATGACAGACAAGTCAACTCCCGGTGTGTAA